One genomic window of Branchiostoma floridae strain S238N-H82 chromosome 4, Bfl_VNyyK, whole genome shotgun sequence includes the following:
- the LOC118414327 gene encoding uncharacterized protein LOC118414327 yields MLRIMSMLRSSNRLLALFTLCLMLPLTLAEDADSSSTTCDGSPDPAAGAEGCSITGNFVFHSGNCVDKSELKELKTRLQELSEFRVPDVEGETCISEQAGALRYNRATTQLQVCDGQNWQNAAGEAVSRRGESEGNPAMSCREIFTFGSYRSGLYWIRLSAQDEGVAQVWCEMGFKDGGWLRVFNMMAKGATKDEAAAMYNIIKRNGPIQAILPNTTSGAIYTQGLDLGMYHEVVYGWAKSSDDVVSHYGYYRDDLGLKGHCYIDGFCGDNTVVATMTSSVTREKKEIKTGSDPSYPHVGLGWTGQQITWGYDLNTSPHGHWGNWYTSSCCLTGNTADIRDAGSNWRYSILIR; encoded by the exons ATGTTGAGAATCATGTCGATGCTTCGTTCGTCTAACCGACTTCTTGCGCTTTTCACACTATGCCTAATGTTACCTTTAACTCTTGCTGAAGATGCGGACAGCTCATCGACAACTTGTGATGGCTCCCCCGACCCAGCAGCCGGCGCCGAAGGCTGCAGCATCACCGGGAATTTTGTATTTCACAGTGGGAATTGTGTGGACAAGAGCGAGCTGAAGGAGCTCAAGACAAGGCTTCAAGAACTTTCTG AGTTCAGGGTCCCGGATGTGGAAGGTGAGACGTGCATCTCAGAACAGGCCGGCGCGCTGAGGTACAACAGAGCCACCACACAGCTGCAGGTGTGCGACGGACAG AACTGGCAAAATGCTGCCGGAGAGGCCGTCTCTAGGAGAGGAGAGTCGGAGGGGAACCCTGCCATGTCCTGCCGGGAGATCTTCACGTTTGGCTCCTACAGAAGTGGGCTGTACTGGATAAGGCTCTCTGCACAGGACGAGGGGGTAGCCCAG GTCTGGTGCGAAATGGGATTCAAAGATGGCGGCTGGCTCAGGGTCTTCAACATGATGGCCAAGGGAGCCACTAAAGACGAAGCTGCAGCCATGTATAACATCATCAAAAG GAACGGCCCGATCCAGGCAATTCTCCCTAACACCACCAGTGGCGCTATTTACACGCAGGGCCTGGACCTGGGAATGTACCACGAG GTTGTGTACGGCTGGGCCAAGTCTTCTGATGACGTGGTGTCGCACTACGGCTACTACCGTGACGACCTGGGCCTGAAGGGACATTGTTACATCGACGGCTTCTGTGGGGACAACACGGTGGTGGCCACCATGACCAGCAGCGTCACAAGGGAGAAGAAAGAGATCAAG ACTGGGAGTGACCCATCCTACCCTCACGTGGGGCTGGGCTGGACAGGTCAGCAGATCACGTGGGGTTACGACCTGAACACGTCTCCTCACGGCCACTGGGGGAACTGGTACACCAGCTCCTGCTGTCTGACCGGAAACACCGCCGACATCCGGGATGCTGGGAGCAACTGGCGCTACTCCATCCTCATCCGTTAG